The nucleotide sequence TGGTCGCAAGCCGTCGGCGAAGGCCGCGTCGCACGTCGCGGAGCCGTCCCCGGCATACGGTGCCTCCGCGGGTGTCTCGCTCAGCGACACGATCCACGCTGTCGTACGCCGGGACAGGCGAATGTACACCGCCGAATGTCTCGAGGTCGCGGTGGTCACCCAGGGCAGGACTCTGGACGAGGTGGTGGCCAACCTCGAGGAGGCGATCGGCCTTCACCTCGAGGGCGAGGACCTTCGGGCGTGGGGCCTGTCTCCCTCTCCGCGAGTGACG is from Terriglobia bacterium and encodes:
- a CDS encoding type II toxin-antitoxin system HicB family antitoxin; protein product: MYTAECLEVAVVTQGRTLDEVVANLEEAIGLHLEGEDLRAWGLSPSPRVTITYPLPRPADAPAD